The Canis lupus dingo isolate Sandy chromosome 8, ASM325472v2, whole genome shotgun sequence genome has a segment encoding these proteins:
- the COCH gene encoding cochlin, producing the protein MSAAWIPVLGLGVCLLLLLPEPAGSDGAVPIAITCFTRGLDIRKEKADVLCPGGCSLEEFSVFGNIVYASVSSICGAAVHRGVISNSGGPVRIYSLPGRENYSSVVANGIQSQTLSRWSASFTVTKGKSGTQEATGQAVSTARPPTGKRLKKTPEKKTGNKDCKADIAFLIDGSFNIGQRRFNLQKNFVGKVALMLGIGTEGPHVGLVQASEHPKIEFYLKNFTSPKDVLFAIKEVGFRGGNSNTGKALKHTAQKFFTADTGVRRGIPKVVVVFIDGWPSDDIEEAGIVAREFGVNVFIVSVAKPIPEELGMVQDVAFIDKAVCRNNGFFSYHMPNWFGTTKYVKPLVQKLCSHEQMMCSKTCYNSVNIAFLIDGSSSVGDSNFHLMLEFVSNIAKTFEISDIGAKIAAVQFTYDQRTEFSFTDYSTKENVLAVIRNIRYMSGGTATGDAISFTVRNVFGPVRDSPNKNFLVIVTDGQSYDDVRGPAAAAHDAGITIFSVGVAWAPLDDLKDMASKPKESHAFFTREFTGLEPIVSDVIRGICRDFLESQQ; encoded by the exons ATGTCGGCAGCCTGGATCCCGGTCCTCGGCCTCG GTGTctgtctgctgctgctgctgccggaGCCTGCGGGCAGCGACGGAGCCG ttCCCATTGCTATCACATGCTTTACCCGAGGACTGGACAtcaggaaagagaaagcagatgTCCTTTGCCCAGGAGGCTGCTCTCTTGAGGAATTCTCTGTGTTTGGGAACATAGTGTATGCGTCTGTATCAAGCATATGTGGTGCAGCTGTCCACAG GGGAGTAATCAGCAACTCAGGGGGACCTGTGCGAATATACAGCCTACCAGGTCGAGAAAACTATTCCTCAGTAGTTGCCAATGGCATTCAGTCTCAGACACTTTCCAGATGGTCTGCTTCTTTCACAGTGACAA aaggaaaaagtggTACCCAGGAAGCCACAGGACAAGCCGTGTCCACAGCACGTCCACCAACAG GTAAACGACTGAAGAAAACACCTGAGAAGAAAACTGGCAATAAAG ACTGTAAAGCAGACATTGCATTTCTGATTGATGGAAGTTTCAATATTGGGCAGCGCCGATTTAATCTACAGAAGAATTTTGTTGGCAAAGTGGCTCTAATGTTGGGAATTGGAACAGAAGGACCACATGTGGGCCTTGTTCAAGCCAG TGAACATCccaaaatagaattttacttGAAAAACTTTACATCACCCAAAGATGTTTTGTTTGCCATAAAGGAAGTGGGTTTCAGAGGGGGTAATTCCAATACAG GAAAAGCCTTGAAGCATACTGCCCAGAAATTCTTCACAGCCGACACTGGAGTAAGAAGAGGGATCCCCAAAGTGGTGGTGGTATTTATTGATGGCTGGCCTTCTGATGACATTGAGGAAGCAGGCATTGTGGCCAGAGAATTTGGTGTCAATGTATTTATAGTTTCTGTGGCCAAGCCTATCCCTGAGGAGCTGGGGATGGTTCAGGATGTTGCGTTTATTGACAAG GCTGTCTGTCGGAATAATGGCTTCTTCTCTTACCACATGCCTAATTGGTTTGGCACCACAAAATATGTAAAGCCTCTGGTACAGAAACTCTGCAGTCATGAGCAAATGATGTGCAGCAAGACCTGTTACAACTCAGTGAACATTGCCTTTCTAATTGATGGCTCTAGCAGTGTTGGAGACAGTAATTTTCACCTCATGCTTGAATTTGTTTCCAACATAGCCAAGACTTTTGAAATCTCAGACATTGGTGCCAAGATAGCTGCTGTACAGTTCACCTATGATCAGCGCACAGAATTCAGTTTCACTGATTATAGCACCAAAGAGAATGTCCTAGCTGTTATCAGAAACATTCGCTACATGAGTGGTGGAACAGCTACAGGTGATGCCATCTCCTTCACGGTTAGAAATGTGTTTGGTCCCGTGAGGGATAGCCCCAACAAGAACTTCCTGGTAATTGTCACAGATGGACAGTCCTATGATGATGTTCGaggtcctgctgctgctgcacaTGATGCAG gTATCACCATCTTCTCTGTTGGTGTGGCTTGGGCACCTTTGGATGACCTGAAAGATATGGCCTCTAAACCAAAGGAGTCACATGCTTTCTTCACAAGGGAATTCACAGGATTAGAACCAATTGTTTCCGATGTCATCAGAGGCATTTGTAGAGATTTCTTGGAATCCCAGCAATAA